A window of Natronococcus sp. CG52 genomic DNA:
CCAGCGAATCGGCGACGAGTTCCCGAAGAGCAAGTCGCTCCTCTATCACCACTACGACGGAAAGGACGCGCTCTTGCTCGAGTTCCTCTCGTTCATGCTCGAGCGCTTCGAGGCGACGATCCCGGATCGCGAGTACGGTGACGCCCGCGAACACCTCGAGGCGATCCTCGACCACGCGCTCCCGACGGACCTCGATTCCGAGCGGGCGGAGTTCAGGGCCGCGATGGTCGAGCTGCGAGCGCAGGCTGCGACCGACGAGGCCTACCGCGAGCACTTCACCCGGAACGACCGATTCTTCCGTCGGCGACTCGCCACGGTCGTTCGCCGCGGAATCGAAGAGGGCGTCTTCCGGGACGTCGATCCGGAACGGGCGGCCGCGATGGTGCTCTCGTCGATCCACGGCGCGATGCAGGAGGAAGCGACGACCGACACCGAGCGGACCGCGGCCGTCCGAGAAGAGCTGCGAGCCTACGTCGAGTCTCGTCTACTCGCACCGGACGTCGAACTGGAGGCGATCGAGTGAGCCGGGATCGCTCGGTCAACGTCGTCGACGGGGTTAGTGTGGCCGCTGATCGTCCTTTCGGTGCCGATCGTCCTCACCAACCTGCTGATGGTCGGCTACAACCTCGCCGACACGTTCTGGGTCGGGCGCCTCGGTCAGGCGGGCGTCTCCGCGCTGTCGTTCTCGTGGGCGATCATCTTCCTGGTGATCAGCTTCGGGATCGGCTTCAACGTCGCGGGGACGGTGCTCGTCGCCCAGAACAAGGGCGCCGGCAACCTCGACGGGATCAGCCGGGTCGCCGGCCAGACGGTCACGTTCGTCTTCCTGCTCTCGATGCTCATCGCCGTCGTCGGGTTTTTCCTCACGCCCTCGATGCTCCGGCTCATCGGTGCCGAATCGGGGACCCTGGAATACGAGTACGCCCTCGCGTACACCCGGACGGAGTTCGTCGGAATGCCGTTCATCTTCGCGTTCTTCGTCTTTCAGTCGCTGCTTCAGGGCTGGGGTGATACGCGGACGCCGCTGTACCTCATGACGTTCAGCGTCGCGCTCAACGTCGTCATCGATCCGTTTTTCATCCTCGGATTCCAGGATAACGTCGTCTTCGCGTGGTTCGGCCTCGAGGCGCTCGAAGCCTCCCTGTTCGCGCTCACGGGGTTCGACGGCTGGGCTGTGCAGGGCGCGGCGTTCGCGACGATTCTCTCGCGCGGGCTCGCCGCTGGGATCGGAATCTGGCTGCTGCTCTCGGGATCGGTCGGCATCCAGCTCACCCGGAGCGACTTTCGGCTCCGGATGGAGACGGTCAAACAGCTCGTTACGATCGGGACGCCCGCGAGCATCGAGATCAGCACCAAGGCGTTCAGCGTGACGATCCTCACCGCGCTGGTCGCGCTGGCCGGCCCGACGGCGGTGGCCGGCTACGGTATCGGGACCCGCATCACGTCGATGGTCGTGCTGCCGGCGCTCGGACTCGCCCGCGGCGTCGAGACTCTCGTCGGACAGAACCTCGGCGCCCGGCAGGCCGACCGCGCCAAACGCGGTGTGTACGCCGCGGCCGGACTCGTCGCCGGTTGTTTTCTCCTCTTCAGCGTCTTCGTCTACGTTCTCGCCGATCCGATTATCGGTGTCTTCATCACTGGATCGGGTGCAACCGAAGTGACGGCGATCGGTGCCGAGTATCTGCGTATCATCTCCCTTTCGTTCGTCTTCCTCGGGGTTTTCTACATCGTGCAGGGCGCGTTCCGCGGCAGCGGCAGCACCCGGATCGCGATGGGATTCGCGATTATCGGCTTCATCGTTCTCCGCCCGTTGCTCGCCTACGGTCTCGCCGAGCCCCTGGGAATGGGCGCCACCGGCGTCTTCATCGGCGACGCCCTGACGAACGTCGTCATCGTCGTTCTCGCCGGGCTGTACCTCCTCCGGGGAACCTGGACCGACAGCGTGATCGAGGAAGGAGCTGACCCGGAGCCGGAGATCGACGCGGGAGATCACGCAACGCCAGTGAGTGACGGGTTCGAGGACGACTAACTCCTCGGACGGAGTGGAGGAGCGCGTTTGAGCGCCTCATCGCGTCAAAACGGTCTTTTGAAGCGCTTGAATTGCGCATTTTCCGGTTTGAAGGGAAGATCGAACGGTTGAATTTCGTGAGGGCAGTCCGATCTCGGCCGGCAAGAGCGGTTTTCAACCGACATCGACCGCTCACTCGGCAGTTTCTGGAACGGGAACTCTCTCCTCCGTTTCCACGACGTAGCGGTCGGGCAGTTCCGGTTCGGGCTCCCGGCCGACGGTGAAAAAGCGCTCGGTGCGTGTGAGTTCCTCCGTTGCAGGACTCGGCTTCGTGATCCGCTCGTAGTCCACCGTCACACCCGCCGGTTCGGCGGCGATGCGAACGGCAGCAAGCTGGTAGGACGGATAGAACACGGGCGGCAGGATGCCGATAATCCCGTCCCGACGGTGGAGTCGCTTCAGCCACGTTCCGGTGTTGACCAGTATCCCCCCGTCGGTCTCCTGAATCGACGGTCGGTGGGTGTGACCGTAGCAGAAGATCGTCGTCTCCGGCTGATCGGCGAAGGTTTCGCGAGCGGATTCTTCGTACGGTGCTTCGGGATCGACGGTCAGATCGGTCTCGAAGATCCCGAAGCGGTCGACAGTCTTCCGAATGTCCCGTCGGATGAAGTACAACGGGATGCCCACGAGCAACAGCAGGCCGGCGACGGACGCGTTGAGCGCGAGGAAGAACCAGGCTGCCGTGCCGGCCCTGCCGAACTGGCCGAGAAACGCTTCCGTTCGGTCGACCGGCGCCGACCAGATACCCAGGACGTCCAATCCCGCCAGCACGGCGAGGATCGCACTCACGTTGAACAACAGCAAGAAGGGAACCAGCGAGTAGCGCAGCAGCGGGTTCATCTCGCGGTAGAAGTACTTCGAGAGGAGCCAGACCGGCATCCGTTCGGTCGGCGTGACCGCTTGAACGTCCTTCAGCCAGTTGTACCGCCCGCGATCGGAGAGCTGGCCCGCCCGGCTCGTCACGAGGGTGTTGTAGTAGTAGCCGAGCGGCGTCGCGTGGGGATTCCCCCAATCCTCGATCTGGTTGTTGGGATCCTGCTGGTGGCCGTGCTCGAAGTGGATCGCCTGCTCGCCGACCGGCCGAGAGATCGACTGGTCCTGGATGAGATCGACGTTGTACGCAGCGAATCGCTCCACGTACTCGTCGTAAGCCGCGAGTTCGTGGTCGTGATTGCCCGGCAACAGCGTGATCGGAATATTCTCGCCGGTCGCACGGAACTGTTCGAACAGCTTCGGATACGTTTCTTCGAGCACGTCGAACTTCTCGATACCCTGGGACTTCGTAAACTCCCAGAGCCCGAACGCGTCACCGTTGATGATCAACTCGGCGTTCTCGTCAGTTGTCTCCAGGCGCTCGAGAAACGCGAGTAGTTCTTCGATAAACTCGACCTCTTCGAGCTGTTCGTCACCGCCGATGTGAAGGTCACTGATTACGTAATAGACCCGATCATCGGTGTCGTTGCCCATCGTCTCCAGACCTTACGGCCATCTCAAAAAGGTATTGTCTTCTCCGTCGATTCCTGTCGTCCGAACAACTGGTTAGCGTTACTCGTGAATGCCCATCGCGCTAATCTGTTCCTGATATCGGTTCCGGATGGTGACCTCGGTTACCTGGGCGACGTCGGCGACGTCCCGCTGTGTCTTTTTCTCGTTGCACAGGAGTGCGCTCGCGTAGATTGCAGCCGCGGCGTATCCGGTCGGTGATTTGCCCGACAGCATCCCCTGTTCGGCGGTGGTCTCGATGATTTCGTTCGCTTTCGACTGTACTTCTTCGGAAAGCTCGAGCTCGGAGCAGAAGCGAGGCACGTACTTCTTCGGATCGACGGGTTCCATCTCGAGACTGAGCTCCTGCGAGATGTATCGGTACGTGCGACCGATCTCCATCCGATCGACGCGCGAGACCGCCGCGACTTCGTCCAGCGACCGCGGGATCCCCTCCATACGACAGGCCGCGTACAGCGTGCTCGTGGCAACGCCCTCAATCGAGCGTCCACGGATGAGGTCCTCCTTGAGCGCGCGTCGGTAGAGCACGCTCGCAACTTCTCGGACGGACCGGGGAACGCCCAGGGCGGAGGCCATTCGATCGGTTTCGGAGAGCGCAAACTGAAGGTTTCGCTCGCCAGCGTCCTTCGTCCGAATGCGCTCCTGCCACTTGCGCAGCCGACTCATTTGATTCCGTTTCTCCGAGGAGAGGGAGCGTCCGTAGGCGTCTTTGTTCTTCCAGTCGATCGTCGTGGTGAGACCCTTATCGTGCATCGTCTGGGTCGTTGGCGCCCCGACGCGGGATTTGCTGTCCCGCTCCGATTGATTGAACGCCCGCCACTCGGGTCCGTGATCGATAGCCTCCTCCTCGAGGATCAGCCCGCAGTCTTCACAGCTAATTTCGCTCCCGTCCGAGCTCCTAATGAGTGTGCTCGAATCACATTCTGGACAGGTCTGAACACCCTTCTGCTCAGTTGTTTCCCGTTCTGTCTCATCCTCCTTCTCCCGCTGGCGAGTCGGGCGTTTCATCAGTCAACTGTAGAAAGTCGCCCGAGACGGTTAAATACTTGGAGCAATCGGCCAGGTAAAGAGTTGAATACGCACGGCTTCTATACCGATAAAATGAGACTGTTGATCCTACTTAAATCCGTCTATGAGACGATACCGGGCCGGCTTCGACGCTCGCACGCTCGCTGAGAATCGATGCGTGTTCACCGAGGTGTCGTTCGAGAACTGTATCCCCTCGAGCGGTCCGGTCCGCGGATCGAGCGCGGAGAGGGCTCAACAGCAGAGTCGAGCCTCTTTGGTGGTGACGGTTATCCACCGGTCGTGTTACGGACGGCTATAGTAACCACTGAAACGGGTTCCACACCGATCGCACTGTCCGCGGTTCTCGCTTGCTTCGCTCGCTCCGACCCGCGCTCCCGTCGTGCGATTTGGTGTGCACCGACTTTCAGTGGCGACTACAAGAGAGGCCCCACAGCCAGCATCCGCGAACAAAGTGAGTGGCTTCCCGCCGAAGCGGACAAAGTCCGCGAAGACGGCCCTTTTAGCGTAGATTTTTGGGCCCAGCGCGGAACCGAGGTTCCGATCGAAGTCGTTCGAGACGGCGAAGCCGTCTCGTGATGACGAGAGACCGAAGGTCTCTCGAACCACGAGGAATCCCGAGGCGAAAAAGGTACGCGCGCGCATGAAATATCTGCTTCGGACAAAATCACGGCTGTGCAAGGGGATTTCAACGAGATCATAGATCCCTCAGTAACGTCCAGTTTTTCGGAACTGGGAGGTGATTCGAGACGGAGATAACGGAAGCGTCGGGTTCTTCAGCGATCCTGTGAAGAGTCGTGGGTTTGACGTTAAACGTACCGCGGCCGCCGGACCACAGGAATGTCAAACTGCGATGAGCGCTACTCCGACGACAGCCAGGACGGCAGCGACGAGCCGAAGTCGAAAGTATCGCTCGCCGAGGAGGATCCCGCCGAGAACGACGGCGATGATCGCCTGCGTATTGATGATCGGAGAGGCGATACTCGCCGGCAGCACTGCAAATGCGAGCGTCGTTACGTGCTCGCCGAGCGCGACGATCGCGCCCCCGGCGGCCAGTTTGGGAAGGTCCCCTCGAATCGCCGTCGGCGGATTTCTGACCGCGCTCGGGAAGAGAACGACCGCGACGCCGAACAGCAGTATCGGGACCCAGAGCGTTCCCGGGATGGCGAGTTCCTGTAGCGAGACCCGTTTTCCGAGGTCACTGACCGCGTAGCACATCGCACTCAGCAACGCGAGCTGTGCGGGCCGTGAGCGTGCAGCCTTGATGAACGGCTGGAAGAACCCGCCAGGGTCGTAGTTCGCGACGTACACCGCGAGCGTCGCGACGAGGACACCGACGACCTGTAGCCGTGTGAGAAATTGGCCGAGCAAAACGATCTCGAGCGGGAGGACGAACATCGGGACGATCTTGTTGATCGGCGCCACGTACGAAACGTCTCCGTCGTCGATCGCCTGCAGGAACAACACGAACGCGACGGCGGTCATGACCACTGTGAGGGCGACGATACCCAGTTCGAAGAGACCCATGCCATCGAACAGGTTCCTCGAGAACTCCGTCTGCGTGATCACGACCGGAAGGTACCAGGTGATCGCGAACGCGTTGAGGAGCACAGTTAGTGCCGCCGGCGGATAGCCGGAAAACGACCGCTTCAGCACGTAAATGTAGAAGCCCCAGACGAAGGCTGCAACGATCGCAAAGCCGACACCAGCGTCCATTACTCGGCTGGAGGAATGTCCGATACATCAGTCGTTCGATCGAGTGATCACTCGGAACTCACCAGCCGCCTATCGCGAGCGGACGCGACGCCATCACTGCGAAACCGGAGCGGCGTCGACGAGTGCAACGCGCGTATAGAGGTCGATCACACTGCAGACGAGCACGGCGAGTGGAACGGCCACGTCGATGAACGTCACGCCCTCGAGCCGAACGATGGTGATCACGAGCGGTTCGACGACCGTGCCGTCGACGAGAGCGTCCCGGTGCTGAGGAAGACGAGCGCAGCCGCGTACAGTACTGCCCAGCTGAGACCGCGCATCCACTGACGGGTGTAACAGTGTCCGACGCCCGGAAAACACACCGCCAGAAGGTACGCTGGCCACGTCTTCACGCGTGCGACGACCGCGAGCGAACGGCTCACCGCGGGTTGTGTCGTGAGCATGGTGCTATCGCCTCCGGAAGGGCGGTAGTCGGTGATCGACGAGGGACGATACGGGTGTGGTCGATGGTGCCTCCATAGAGTCCGTATCCAGACTCGGCCTCAAAAACGTCAGTCAGACGGGCGTACGACACCGTGCAGGGCGCGGCGGATCGCTATCGAGCGACGCCGGGCGAGACGTCCAACGTCGCACGCTGCCGATCCGACGAAAGGAGTGTGCGGCGGCGTGAGTCGCTCACCGGTCCAACTCGTTCTTGAGCTCCGCGACCGCCACGGCACCGACGCCGGTTGCGATGGAGAGCGCCCGCTTGCGCGCTCTCGTATCGGCTAACTCGAGCAGCAAGACCGAGTCGTCGCCCCGGTCGACGTGTGCACTGCCGAGCGCCTCGCACCGACGACCGTCGGGCATCGTGGCGGCGGCCTTCACCTGACAGTAGGTGAACTCCGTTTCGTGGGGCGAGACCAGGACGTCCGTCTCGACGTCGATATCGTAGAAGTGCGAGAGCACTTCGAAACCCTTCCGGTTGATCGCCTGCGTGCCGTCGATCTCGTCGATGAATTCGCCGGGAACCCACTCGAGCGGGTCGTCGGAGATCGACCGGTCCGGGAGCTCGTACGCCGTCGGGTCGACGGCGTCGGTATCAGCAGCCGCGTCGGCATCGATAACCTCGGGCGTTACCGGATCGGGATCGGACGGACTCGGCGGCACGAGTTCGACGTCCATACCGAGATCCTCGAGCTCGTCCATCGCGCCCTCGGCCTCGCCTCGGGAGTCGAACTCCCGTTCTTTTCCGCTCCCCGTATCTCGGACGATCCACGCGCTAGTACTCACGTTTCTCACCTCGTCGTACGTACGTGGCGAGCGGCTAACCGTTCGTCGGTTTCGACTGGACCGTAAGTGCCGTATTCCCCGCCTACGACCGCCATCAGCCAAGAGTTTGATAGTCTAACTTCTCGTCGACGCCACCTGTTCGCAGTCGAACAGCTGATCGGCTCACTCGAACGACTGACGCCCGACGGCGAACGCGTTACGATCGCGCTAGGGTTCCTCCTGCTCGGCGCCCACGGAGTGACGCTCCTGTTCGGTGTGCCTACCGCTCGATCCTCCCCGCGAGCGGCCCTCAATCTCCGAGGCGGAGTTCGATCAGCGCCAGTTCGTCCGATGGAACCGCTTCCGAGAAGGCCCGTTCGATCTCGTTCCACGTTCCGGGACGATAGGCCTCGATTCCGAAGCTCTCGGCGAACGTCACGAGATCCGGATTCGCGAGTTCGGTCCCGGTATGCTCGCCACGGTGTGTCACCTGCTGTTCGGAGATGAGGCCGTAATCGTCGTCGTTGAACACGACGACCGTGAAGCCGCAGTCGAGTCGAGTCGCGGTTTCGATCTCCGCCGCGTTCATCAGGAAGCCGCCGTCGCCGGTTCCCGCGACGACGTTGGCGTCGACCGCGAGGTCCGCCGCGAGCGCACCCGGAACGGCGATTCCCATACTCGCCAGTCCGTTCGAGACGATGCAGGTGTTCGGATCGTACACCGGAAACGACTGTGCGATCGCCATCTTGTGACTGCCG
This region includes:
- a CDS encoding TetR family transcriptional regulator C-terminal domain-containing protein, encoding MLERFEATIPDREYGDAREHLEAILDHALPTDLDSERAEFRAAMVELRAQAATDEAYREHFTRNDRFFRRRLATVVRRGIEEGVFRDVDPERAAAMVLSSIHGAMQEEATTDTERTAAVREELRAYVESRLLAPDVELEAIE
- a CDS encoding metallophosphoesterase, whose translation is MGNDTDDRVYYVISDLHIGGDEQLEEVEFIEELLAFLERLETTDENAELIINGDAFGLWEFTKSQGIEKFDVLEETYPKLFEQFRATGENIPITLLPGNHDHELAAYDEYVERFAAYNVDLIQDQSISRPVGEQAIHFEHGHQQDPNNQIEDWGNPHATPLGYYYNTLVTSRAGQLSDRGRYNWLKDVQAVTPTERMPVWLLSKYFYREMNPLLRYSLVPFLLLFNVSAILAVLAGLDVLGIWSAPVDRTEAFLGQFGRAGTAAWFFLALNASVAGLLLLVGIPLYFIRRDIRKTVDRFGIFETDLTVDPEAPYEESARETFADQPETTIFCYGHTHRPSIQETDGGILVNTGTWLKRLHRRDGIIGILPPVFYPSYQLAAVRIAAEPAGVTVDYERITKPSPATEELTRTERFFTVGREPEPELPDRYVVETEERVPVPETAE
- a CDS encoding transcription initiation factor IIB, yielding MKRPTRQREKEDETERETTEQKGVQTCPECDSSTLIRSSDGSEISCEDCGLILEEEAIDHGPEWRAFNQSERDSKSRVGAPTTQTMHDKGLTTTIDWKNKDAYGRSLSSEKRNQMSRLRKWQERIRTKDAGERNLQFALSETDRMASALGVPRSVREVASVLYRRALKEDLIRGRSIEGVATSTLYAACRMEGIPRSLDEVAAVSRVDRMEIGRTYRYISQELSLEMEPVDPKKYVPRFCSELELSEEVQSKANEIIETTAEQGMLSGKSPTGYAAAAIYASALLCNEKKTQRDVADVAQVTEVTIRNRYQEQISAMGIHE
- a CDS encoding DMT family transporter, whose protein sequence is MDAGVGFAIVAAFVWGFYIYVLKRSFSGYPPAALTVLLNAFAITWYLPVVITQTEFSRNLFDGMGLFELGIVALTVVMTAVAFVLFLQAIDDGDVSYVAPINKIVPMFVLPLEIVLLGQFLTRLQVVGVLVATLAVYVANYDPGGFFQPFIKAARSRPAQLALLSAMCYAVSDLGKRVSLQELAIPGTLWVPILLFGVAVVLFPSAVRNPPTAIRGDLPKLAAGGAIVALGEHVTTLAFAVLPASIASPIINTQAIIAVVLGGILLGERYFRLRLVAAVLAVVGVALIAV